Proteins encoded within one genomic window of Paenarthrobacter sp. JL.01a:
- the glgC gene encoding glucose-1-phosphate adenylyltransferase → MTMALKKVLAIVLAGGEGNRLMPLTADRAKPAVPFAGGYRLIDFALSNLVNSGYLKIVVLTQYKSHSLDRHISETWRMSTQLGRYVASVPAQQRVGKSWFLGSANAIYQSLNLIHDDSPDIVVVVGADHVYRMDFSQMVEQHIASGAKATVAAVRQPLNMANQFGVIEVDQNDPQKIAAFVEKPASTPGLAADPSQFLASMGNYVFNADALVEALHVDAERLDTKHDMGGDIIPYFVDQGEAGVYDFTLNDIPGATDRDRTYWRDVGTIDSFYDAHMDLISPVPVFNLYNSEWPIYTRQSISPPAKFVRGGNNTVGTALDSIVASGVVISGGIVEGSVLSNDAYVAAGSRVQDSVLMDKVYVGEGAVIKRAILDKNVKVPAGAAIGLDPALDKARGYKVTESGITVLAKGQVVPEPGEAELELSARHRGALPEAVKAATHHDPDIRDSAEKVAAGIQSRVTGPASQGAAN, encoded by the coding sequence GTGACCATGGCGTTGAAGAAAGTTTTGGCAATCGTATTGGCCGGTGGCGAAGGCAACCGACTCATGCCGCTGACGGCGGACAGGGCCAAACCGGCCGTTCCGTTTGCCGGCGGCTACCGGCTAATTGACTTTGCCTTGTCCAATCTTGTTAATTCGGGATATTTGAAAATCGTTGTACTGACGCAGTACAAATCGCACAGCCTTGACCGGCACATCTCGGAAACATGGCGTATGTCCACGCAGCTGGGCCGGTACGTCGCCTCAGTTCCCGCACAGCAACGTGTGGGCAAGAGCTGGTTCCTTGGCAGCGCCAATGCGATCTACCAATCGTTGAACCTGATCCATGATGACTCCCCGGACATCGTGGTTGTGGTCGGCGCGGACCACGTCTACCGGATGGACTTCTCCCAGATGGTGGAGCAGCACATTGCAAGTGGAGCCAAGGCCACCGTCGCGGCCGTACGCCAACCGCTGAACATGGCCAACCAGTTCGGCGTCATCGAAGTGGACCAGAACGATCCCCAGAAGATCGCAGCCTTCGTGGAGAAACCTGCCAGCACCCCCGGACTCGCAGCGGACCCCTCGCAGTTCCTGGCCTCCATGGGCAACTATGTCTTCAATGCCGACGCTTTGGTCGAAGCGCTGCATGTGGATGCTGAACGCCTGGACACCAAGCACGACATGGGTGGCGACATCATCCCCTATTTCGTGGACCAAGGTGAAGCCGGAGTGTACGACTTCACCCTGAACGATATTCCCGGTGCCACCGATCGTGACCGTACTTATTGGCGTGACGTCGGTACAATCGATTCCTTCTATGACGCCCACATGGACCTCATCTCCCCCGTGCCGGTGTTCAACCTGTACAACTCCGAGTGGCCGATCTACACCCGGCAGAGCATCTCCCCGCCTGCCAAGTTCGTCCGCGGTGGGAACAACACGGTGGGCACCGCCTTGGATTCGATCGTTGCCAGCGGTGTGGTGATCTCCGGTGGCATCGTGGAAGGCTCTGTCCTTTCCAACGACGCCTATGTTGCGGCAGGCAGTCGTGTCCAGGACTCCGTCCTGATGGACAAGGTGTACGTCGGTGAAGGGGCAGTGATTAAGCGGGCGATTCTGGATAAGAACGTCAAAGTCCCCGCTGGTGCTGCCATCGGTCTTGACCCGGCTTTGGACAAGGCCCGGGGATACAAAGTCACAGAGTCCGGCATCACGGTCCTTGCCAAGGGCCAGGTGGTTCCGGAGCCCGGTGAAGCTGAGCTCGAGTTGTCCGCCAGGCATCGGGGCGCGTTGCCGGAGGCCGTCAAGGCTGCTACGCACCACGACCCCGACATCCGTGACTCCGCTGAAAAGGTGGCCGCAGGAATACAGTCCCGCGTGACCGGTCCGGCGTCGCAAGGTGCCGCCAACTAG
- a CDS encoding SDR family oxidoreductase — protein sequence MSSTDLTPEEIQACLKVLTTIHVYDEEHPDYIAVRRATGKMFKAVKRHRRVTKRDSIAEADRAVIALTATAAPDRIDDETRGNKLAPSTTGEIAGHLIRSRPCYICKQHYTQVDAFYHQLCPECAAFSHSKRDARTDLTGRRALLTGGRAKIGMYIALRLLRDGAHTTITTRFPKDAARRFAAMEDSGDWLHRLRIVGIDLRDPAQVMALTDSLNEAGPLDIIINNAAQTVRRSGNAYKPLVDAEDEPLPAALEAANGGPELVTFGHAHDKHPLALASSVTEHPVLAGDAITSLALSTGSATLERIESGTAIDAGGLVPDLATINSWTQVVDEVDPLEMLEVQLCNVTAPFLLVSRLRGAMKRSTARRKYIVNVSAMEGQFSRAYKGPGHPHTNMAKAALNMMTRTSAQEMLDSDGILMTAVDTGWITDERPHYTKVRLMEEGFHAPLDLVDGAARVYNPIVMGEKGEDQYGVFLKDYKPSPW from the coding sequence ATGAGCTCCACCGATCTGACGCCTGAAGAGATCCAGGCCTGCCTCAAGGTTCTGACCACGATCCACGTCTATGACGAAGAGCACCCGGACTACATCGCAGTCCGGCGTGCCACCGGCAAGATGTTCAAGGCCGTCAAACGCCACCGCCGTGTCACCAAGCGCGATTCCATCGCCGAAGCAGACCGCGCCGTCATCGCCCTGACGGCCACTGCCGCCCCTGATCGCATCGACGACGAGACCCGTGGAAACAAGCTCGCTCCTTCCACGACGGGTGAGATTGCCGGACACCTGATCCGTTCGCGGCCTTGCTACATCTGCAAGCAGCACTACACCCAGGTGGATGCGTTCTACCACCAGCTGTGCCCCGAATGCGCAGCCTTCAGCCACAGCAAGCGCGATGCCCGCACGGATCTCACGGGTCGTCGCGCGCTGCTGACTGGTGGTCGCGCGAAGATCGGCATGTACATCGCCCTGCGCCTGCTCCGGGATGGAGCCCACACCACCATCACCACAAGGTTCCCCAAAGACGCCGCGCGCCGGTTTGCCGCCATGGAGGACAGCGGTGATTGGCTGCACCGCCTCCGGATCGTGGGCATCGATCTTCGTGATCCGGCGCAGGTCATGGCCTTGACCGACTCCCTCAACGAGGCCGGCCCGTTGGACATCATCATCAACAACGCCGCCCAAACCGTTCGCCGCTCAGGGAACGCCTACAAGCCCTTGGTCGATGCCGAGGATGAGCCGCTTCCGGCTGCCTTGGAAGCTGCCAACGGTGGCCCGGAGCTCGTGACCTTCGGCCATGCGCACGACAAACACCCGTTGGCCCTGGCCAGCAGCGTGACCGAGCACCCCGTGCTGGCAGGTGACGCCATCACTTCCCTGGCATTGTCCACCGGTTCGGCAACCTTGGAACGGATTGAGTCAGGAACCGCCATCGACGCCGGCGGCTTGGTCCCCGACCTCGCCACCATCAACAGTTGGACACAGGTTGTCGATGAGGTGGACCCGCTGGAGATGCTCGAGGTGCAGCTCTGCAATGTCACTGCACCGTTCCTGCTGGTCAGCCGGCTGCGGGGCGCCATGAAGCGGTCCACGGCGCGCCGGAAATACATCGTCAATGTCTCGGCCATGGAGGGACAGTTCTCCCGCGCCTACAAGGGACCGGGGCACCCGCACACCAACATGGCCAAGGCTGCCTTGAACATGATGACCCGCACCAGTGCCCAGGAGATGCTGGACTCGGACGGCATCCTGATGACCGCCGTCGATACCGGCTGGATTACCGATGAGCGCCCGCACTACACCAAGGTCCGCCTCATGGAAGAAGGGTTCCACGCTCCCCTGGACCTGGTTGACGGTGCTGCCCGCGTGTACAACCCCATAGTGATGGGCGAAAAGGGCGAAGACCAGTACGGGGTGTTCCTCAAGGACTACAAACCCTCCCCCTGGTAA
- a CDS encoding alpha-E domain-containing protein — protein sequence MLSRIAESLFWIGRYVERADGTARILDVHLERLNHLPLDEQRSVARELLAVMGARPQSEEFGLPELLHALAYDKQSASSIAGSLGAARENARRARETVSQSLWESLNTTYYGLNQHRKDVVGTYRFCNWVLERTAMVRGLADTTVSHDESWLFMVLGRSLERADMTARMLSTRDVQSAGMSWVNMLRCAGAYESFIRTRRAAFGDQHAAEFLLLDRLFPRSIVYALRDADECLAKLDPSAQRVGFINDARRIVGQARTFLEFHRTDDLMSELPEHMERVQKAVTQASDAISRKYFNQADEHAWVGEVS from the coding sequence ATGCTGAGCCGCATTGCTGAGTCACTCTTTTGGATCGGCCGCTACGTAGAGCGGGCCGATGGCACGGCCCGGATTCTCGACGTGCACCTGGAGCGCCTGAACCACCTGCCCCTTGACGAGCAGCGCAGCGTAGCCAGGGAACTTCTGGCCGTCATGGGCGCCCGGCCCCAGAGCGAGGAATTCGGCCTGCCCGAGCTTCTTCATGCCCTGGCCTACGACAAACAAAGCGCGTCCTCCATTGCCGGCTCCCTCGGGGCCGCCCGGGAGAATGCGCGCCGTGCCAGGGAAACGGTGTCACAGTCACTATGGGAAAGCCTGAACACCACCTACTACGGCCTGAACCAACACCGCAAAGACGTGGTCGGTACGTACCGTTTCTGCAACTGGGTACTGGAACGGACGGCCATGGTGCGTGGCTTGGCGGACACCACTGTCAGCCACGATGAGAGCTGGCTGTTCATGGTCCTGGGCCGCTCGTTGGAGCGTGCCGACATGACCGCCCGGATGCTGTCCACCCGTGACGTCCAGTCCGCGGGAATGTCCTGGGTAAACATGCTGCGGTGCGCCGGCGCGTACGAGTCCTTCATCCGGACCCGGCGTGCAGCTTTCGGTGATCAGCACGCCGCCGAGTTTCTGCTGCTGGACCGCTTGTTCCCACGCTCAATCGTGTATGCGCTGCGCGACGCCGATGAGTGCTTGGCCAAGCTCGACCCGTCGGCCCAGCGCGTTGGCTTCATCAACGATGCCCGCCGGATCGTGGGTCAGGCCCGGACGTTCCTTGAGTTCCACCGCACCGATGACCTGATGTCCGAATTGCCCGAGCACATGGAGCGTGTGCAGAAGGCTGTTACGCAGGCATCGGATGCGATTTCCCGTAAGTACTTCAATCAGGCAGATGAACACGCCTGGGTGGGAGAAGTTTCATGA
- a CDS encoding TetR/AcrR family transcriptional regulator: MLVSFDHCQLLIPSVPDTLGIVNSPQQEFPTAAEAPPGGASAAIDGRASRWQSHREERRRELIKAARKAVHRLGSDASMEDIAGAAGTSKSVFYRYFGDKAGLQQAMGEVVLGQMQRRMREAAQLAQTPREGLFAMVSAYLQMAESSPNVYAFITRLTPGEASAQDAIAASGALGNFFEQITEMIATPMREHLGGEKEAVIVFWPTAAIGLVRNAGEMWLGSPAGAGKPDQAAMAGQITDWLCLGIAPQLKATT; the protein is encoded by the coding sequence ATGCTTGTCTCCTTCGATCATTGCCAGTTACTGATACCCAGCGTACCTGATACGCTGGGTATCGTGAACAGCCCCCAACAGGAATTCCCTACTGCCGCAGAGGCTCCCCCGGGCGGGGCCTCCGCGGCGATTGACGGCCGTGCCTCCCGCTGGCAGTCCCATCGTGAAGAACGGCGTCGCGAACTCATCAAGGCCGCGCGGAAGGCAGTTCACCGACTCGGAAGTGATGCCTCCATGGAGGACATCGCCGGCGCCGCGGGCACCTCCAAGTCGGTGTTCTACCGGTATTTCGGTGACAAGGCCGGCCTCCAACAGGCCATGGGTGAGGTGGTCCTGGGGCAAATGCAGCGCCGCATGCGGGAAGCTGCCCAGCTCGCTCAAACACCCCGCGAAGGGCTGTTTGCCATGGTGTCCGCATACCTGCAAATGGCCGAGTCGAGTCCCAACGTCTACGCGTTCATCACTAGGCTCACGCCCGGTGAAGCATCCGCGCAGGATGCCATCGCGGCGTCCGGTGCATTGGGGAATTTTTTCGAGCAGATCACCGAGATGATCGCCACGCCCATGCGTGAGCATCTCGGCGGCGAAAAGGAAGCGGTAATCGTCTTTTGGCCCACAGCGGCCATTGGTTTGGTCAGAAACGCCGGCGAGATGTGGCTCGGAAGTCCCGCGGGCGCTGGAAAGCCGGACCAGGCGGCGATGGCCGGACAGATCACCGACTGGTTGTGCCTGGGTATCGCCCCGCAGCTGAAGGCCACCACATGA
- a CDS encoding circularly permuted type 2 ATP-grasp protein has translation MSDLFQDYSEAAARSGAYDEMFAPGHVARKSYGQVSGALRELSLADVTARADSMARTFLDRGVTFDYAGEERPFPLDIVPRVIPADEWDVLERGVAQRVKALEAFLNDVYGRMAVVADGVIPRQLVTTSAHFHRAVHGFEPSGGVRVHVSGIDVVRDAAGTFRVLEDNVRVPSGVSYVLENRRAMAKGLPEAFGQQHIRPVEEYPRRLLSALRKTAPAGVDDPTVVVLTPGVFNSAYFEHTLLAGLMGVELVEGRDLICRGNRVYMRTTAGEQRVDVIYKRIDDDFLDPLQFRSDSMLGCPGLVNAARAGGVTIANAVGNGVADDKLVYSYVPDLIRYYLHEEPIIANVDTFRLEEKEAREHVLDRLEELVVKPVDGSGGKGLVIGPDASKEELDALRKRVIADPRGWIAQPVLQLSTVPTLSGDKFGPRHVDLRPFAVNDGDDVWVLPGGLTRVALKEGSLIVNSSQGGGSKDTWVLANSPQMPAEVIPRQSVTLREQVSVWPVESNWRDRQTEQQQ, from the coding sequence TCCTACGGTCAGGTCTCCGGTGCCCTACGTGAGCTTTCCCTCGCTGATGTCACCGCCCGTGCCGACTCCATGGCACGAACCTTCCTGGACCGTGGTGTCACTTTCGACTATGCCGGAGAGGAGCGGCCCTTCCCGTTGGACATTGTCCCGAGGGTCATTCCCGCCGATGAGTGGGATGTGCTCGAACGCGGCGTTGCCCAGCGGGTCAAGGCACTCGAAGCGTTCCTCAACGATGTCTACGGGCGGATGGCCGTGGTGGCAGATGGCGTGATACCGCGGCAGCTGGTCACCACCAGCGCGCATTTCCATCGGGCCGTCCACGGATTCGAACCCTCAGGCGGCGTCCGGGTCCACGTCTCCGGCATCGACGTCGTCCGGGACGCTGCCGGGACGTTCCGCGTCCTGGAGGACAACGTCCGCGTTCCCTCCGGCGTCAGCTACGTCCTGGAGAACCGCAGGGCAATGGCGAAGGGCTTGCCCGAGGCGTTCGGGCAGCAGCACATCAGGCCGGTGGAGGAGTACCCACGGCGGCTTCTCTCCGCCCTCCGCAAGACCGCACCTGCCGGCGTCGATGATCCCACAGTGGTAGTCCTGACCCCGGGTGTCTTCAACAGCGCCTACTTCGAGCACACGCTCCTGGCCGGTCTCATGGGTGTTGAACTTGTGGAGGGCCGGGACCTTATCTGCCGCGGCAACCGCGTCTATATGCGGACCACAGCCGGCGAACAACGCGTGGATGTCATCTACAAGCGCATCGACGACGACTTCCTGGACCCCCTGCAGTTCCGCTCGGATTCCATGCTCGGCTGCCCGGGACTTGTCAACGCCGCCCGGGCCGGGGGAGTGACCATTGCCAACGCGGTGGGCAACGGAGTAGCCGACGACAAGCTCGTCTACAGTTACGTGCCTGACCTGATCCGCTACTACCTTCACGAAGAGCCCATCATCGCCAACGTGGACACCTTCCGGCTTGAGGAAAAGGAAGCCAGGGAGCATGTCCTTGACCGCCTTGAGGAACTGGTGGTCAAACCTGTCGACGGTTCCGGCGGAAAGGGACTGGTCATTGGGCCGGACGCTTCCAAGGAAGAACTGGATGCCTTGCGCAAGAGGGTCATTGCCGATCCCCGCGGCTGGATTGCCCAGCCGGTGCTGCAGCTCTCCACGGTGCCGACACTCTCGGGAGACAAGTTCGGGCCGCGCCACGTTGACCTGCGGCCCTTTGCGGTCAACGACGGCGACGATGTCTGGGTCCTCCCTGGCGGGCTCACCCGTGTGGCGCTCAAGGAGGGTTCACTGATTGTGAACTCCAGCCAGGGCGGTGGCTCGAAAGACACCTGGGTCCTGGCGAACTCGCCCCAGATGCCGGCCGAAGTCATTCCGCGGCAGTCCGTCACGTTGCGTGAACAGGTTTCCGTCTGGCCCGTTGAAAGCAACTGGCGCGACCGGCAAACGGAGCAACAGCAGTGA
- a CDS encoding acyl-CoA dehydrogenase, giving the protein MTEVVDRASSANKPAGREDAATAAEPKVDVAALGEQLLGKWAAIRRQAREVAGNPAVQKIEGLQHTEHRARVFEQLKFLVDNNAVHRAFPKRLGGSDDHGGNIAGFEELVTADPSLQIKAGVQWGLFGSAVMHLGTAEHHDKWLPGIMSLDIPGCFAMTETGHGSDVASIATTATYDAASQEFVINTPFRAAWKDYIGNAANDGLAAVVFAQLVTKNVNHGVHAFYVELRNPATKEFLPGIGGEDDGIKGGLNGIDNGRLHFTDVRIPRTNLLNRYGDVAADGTYTSSIASPGRRFFTMLGTLVQGRVSLDGAAVAASKVALKTAIQYATERRQFNASSATDEEVLLDYQRHQRRLFTRLATTYAASFAHEQLLQKFDDVFSGAHDTDADRQDLETLAAALKPLSTWHALDTLQECREACGGAGFLIENRFASLRADLDVYVTFEGDNTVLLQLVAKRLLADYAKEFRSADFGVLARYVVDQAAGVALHRTGLRQVAQFVADNGSVQKAALALRDEEGQRTLLADRVQSMVAEVGAALKGANKLPQHQAAALFNQHQHELIEAAQAHAELLQWEAFTESLAQAADEGTKQVLTWLRDLFGLSLIEKHLSWYLMNGRLSMQRGRTVGTYINRLLVKIRPHAVDLVDAFGYGPEHLRARIATGAEAQRQDEARQFFREQRASGSAPADEKALLALKAAKSR; this is encoded by the coding sequence ATGACTGAAGTAGTGGACCGGGCCTCATCGGCCAACAAGCCGGCAGGACGCGAGGACGCCGCCACTGCCGCCGAACCGAAAGTCGACGTCGCGGCCCTGGGTGAGCAGCTCCTCGGTAAATGGGCCGCAATCCGGCGCCAGGCGCGGGAGGTGGCCGGCAACCCCGCCGTTCAGAAGATCGAGGGGCTGCAGCACACCGAGCACCGTGCACGCGTGTTCGAACAGCTGAAGTTCCTGGTGGACAACAACGCGGTCCACCGCGCCTTCCCGAAGCGCCTGGGTGGCTCGGATGACCACGGCGGAAACATCGCCGGTTTCGAGGAACTGGTCACGGCAGACCCTTCCCTCCAGATCAAGGCGGGCGTGCAGTGGGGACTGTTCGGCTCCGCCGTCATGCACCTCGGGACCGCCGAACACCACGACAAGTGGCTGCCCGGCATCATGAGCCTGGACATTCCCGGCTGCTTCGCCATGACGGAGACCGGCCACGGCTCAGATGTAGCGAGCATCGCCACGACCGCCACCTACGATGCCGCCAGCCAGGAATTCGTTATCAACACCCCCTTCCGTGCTGCATGGAAGGACTACATCGGCAACGCGGCCAATGATGGTCTCGCGGCGGTGGTGTTCGCCCAGCTGGTTACCAAGAACGTCAACCACGGCGTCCACGCCTTTTACGTGGAACTCCGGAATCCGGCTACCAAGGAGTTCCTGCCGGGCATCGGCGGCGAAGACGATGGCATCAAGGGCGGACTGAACGGTATCGATAACGGCCGCCTCCACTTCACCGATGTCCGGATCCCGCGCACCAACCTCTTGAACCGCTACGGCGACGTCGCTGCCGACGGTACCTACACCTCCAGCATTGCAAGCCCGGGACGCCGCTTCTTCACCATGCTCGGAACCCTCGTCCAGGGGCGGGTTTCCTTGGACGGTGCCGCTGTTGCCGCCAGCAAGGTGGCACTCAAAACGGCCATCCAGTACGCCACCGAGCGCCGGCAGTTCAATGCCTCCTCCGCCACGGATGAAGAAGTCCTCCTGGACTACCAGCGGCACCAACGCCGGCTGTTCACCCGCTTGGCTACCACGTATGCTGCAAGCTTCGCCCACGAACAGTTGCTCCAGAAGTTCGATGACGTGTTCTCCGGCGCGCACGATACCGACGCCGACCGCCAGGACCTTGAAACGCTCGCCGCAGCCCTCAAGCCCCTGAGCACCTGGCACGCCCTGGATACCCTGCAGGAATGCCGCGAAGCGTGCGGTGGCGCAGGCTTCCTGATCGAGAACCGTTTCGCCTCCCTCCGTGCGGACCTCGATGTCTACGTGACGTTCGAAGGTGACAACACCGTCCTGCTGCAATTGGTGGCCAAGCGGCTTCTGGCCGATTACGCCAAGGAATTCCGGAGCGCCGACTTTGGCGTGCTGGCACGCTACGTCGTGGACCAGGCCGCAGGTGTGGCCTTGCACCGGACCGGCTTGCGGCAGGTGGCGCAGTTCGTGGCGGACAACGGTTCGGTTCAGAAGGCGGCCTTGGCCCTGCGCGACGAGGAAGGCCAGCGGACCTTGCTCGCGGACCGTGTCCAGTCGATGGTTGCCGAGGTCGGAGCGGCGCTGAAGGGTGCCAATAAGCTTCCCCAGCACCAGGCCGCGGCACTGTTCAACCAGCACCAGCACGAACTCATCGAAGCAGCCCAGGCCCACGCGGAACTGCTCCAGTGGGAGGCGTTCACCGAATCCCTGGCCCAGGCCGCGGATGAGGGAACCAAGCAGGTGCTGACCTGGCTGCGTGACCTCTTTGGCCTGTCCCTGATTGAGAAGCACCTGTCCTGGTACCTCATGAACGGCCGGCTTTCCATGCAACGAGGCCGGACTGTAGGCACCTACATCAACCGCCTTTTGGTCAAGATCCGACCGCATGCAGTGGATCTGGTGGATGCCTTCGGCTACGGCCCCGAGCACCTCCGCGCGCGGATCGCCACGGGAGCTGAAGCGCAGCGCCAGGACGAGGCACGTCAATTCTTCCGCGAGCAGCGCGCCAGCGGCAGCGCCCCCGCCGACGAGAAAGCCTTGCTGGCACTGAAAGCGGCGAAGTCCCGCTAG
- the glgA gene encoding glycogen synthase, protein MRIDIVTKEFPPEIYGGAGVHVAELSRVLAKQVDLRVRAFGAPRDADYHGAAVSSYATPEDLGEANAAVQTLGVDLRIVPDIAGADLVHSHTWYANMAGHLASLLHGIPHVLSAHSLEPLRPWKAEQLGGGYALSSWVEKTAYEAAAAIIAVSDGMRQDILRSYPNVDPDKVRVVHNGIDVSLWERDEEDDAVKALGIDPAKPSVVFVGRNTRQKGVPYLLRAASSLPADVQLVLCLGAADTPELAAETARLIEELQSKREGVVLIERMLPRRELIQVLSHATAFACPSIYEPLGIVNLEAMACGAAVVASATGGIPEVVQHGETGLLVPLEQVTDGTGTPLDPEKFVGDFAAALNEVVSDPARAREMGIAGRRRAEEHFSWESITETTLEVYRSVLR, encoded by the coding sequence GTGCGAATAGACATTGTGACTAAAGAATTCCCTCCGGAAATTTATGGCGGTGCCGGTGTCCACGTTGCCGAGCTCAGCCGGGTGCTGGCGAAGCAGGTCGACCTTCGGGTCAGGGCCTTCGGTGCGCCCCGCGACGCCGACTATCACGGGGCAGCGGTGTCCTCGTATGCCACGCCCGAAGATCTTGGCGAAGCCAACGCTGCAGTCCAGACGCTTGGCGTGGACCTCAGGATCGTTCCGGACATTGCGGGAGCGGACCTGGTCCACTCGCACACCTGGTACGCCAACATGGCCGGACACCTCGCTTCACTGCTTCACGGCATTCCCCACGTGCTCAGTGCCCACAGCCTGGAGCCCCTGCGGCCGTGGAAAGCCGAGCAGCTGGGCGGCGGCTACGCGCTGTCCTCCTGGGTGGAAAAAACAGCCTACGAGGCCGCTGCCGCCATCATCGCCGTCTCGGACGGCATGCGCCAAGACATCCTCCGGAGCTACCCCAACGTTGATCCGGACAAGGTCAGGGTGGTCCACAACGGCATCGATGTCTCCTTGTGGGAGCGTGATGAGGAAGACGACGCCGTGAAAGCGTTGGGTATCGATCCCGCAAAACCCAGCGTGGTGTTCGTTGGACGCAACACCCGCCAGAAGGGGGTTCCGTACCTGCTGCGCGCGGCCTCGAGCCTTCCGGCGGATGTCCAGCTGGTGCTTTGCCTCGGCGCCGCCGACACCCCCGAACTGGCTGCGGAAACGGCACGCCTCATCGAAGAGCTCCAGAGCAAGCGTGAGGGCGTGGTCCTGATCGAGCGGATGCTGCCGCGCAGGGAGCTCATCCAGGTCCTCAGCCATGCCACCGCCTTCGCCTGTCCGTCCATCTACGAACCCTTGGGCATTGTGAACCTTGAGGCCATGGCGTGCGGCGCGGCGGTCGTCGCCAGCGCCACAGGCGGCATCCCCGAAGTGGTCCAACACGGCGAAACCGGCCTGCTGGTGCCCTTGGAACAGGTCACCGACGGCACCGGCACTCCGCTGGATCCGGAGAAATTCGTGGGTGATTTCGCTGCGGCGTTGAACGAGGTCGTTTCGGACCCCGCGCGGGCCCGGGAAATGGGTATCGCCGGAAGGCGCCGGGCAGAGGAACACTTCTCCTGGGAATCCATCACGGAAACCACCCTTGAGGTGTACCGCTCAGTGCTGCGGTAA
- a CDS encoding transglutaminase family protein, with amino-acid sequence MTRLSIVHKTAYKYNRRVTLSYNEARMTPLTDGQQVVLESSLKVSPNQASVSTYRDYWGTRVTAFDMQMPHESLEVLATATVEVHRTERVAVEDDIVGWDVMSSDKVLDEFSDWLPQSRLSGPGEEVLGIVPGIVEGKNPHEAALAVFAWMAGEMTYMKGTTGVTTNAEQAWTQRQGVCQDLAHLAIGALRCSGIPARYVSGYIHPRSSAGIGETVAGQSHAWLEWWDGEWRSWDPTNHKPAGDYHVTVARGRDYRDVPPLKGILSGGGGSGLAVSVEITRLA; translated from the coding sequence ATGACCCGGCTGAGCATCGTCCACAAGACGGCCTACAAGTACAACCGCCGCGTGACGTTGTCCTACAACGAAGCCCGGATGACCCCGCTCACTGATGGCCAGCAGGTAGTGCTGGAGTCCTCGCTGAAAGTCTCGCCCAACCAGGCTTCAGTCAGCACCTACCGGGACTACTGGGGAACCCGCGTCACCGCCTTTGACATGCAGATGCCGCACGAGAGCCTCGAGGTGCTGGCCACGGCAACCGTGGAAGTGCACCGCACGGAGCGGGTCGCCGTCGAGGACGACATCGTCGGGTGGGATGTCATGTCCTCCGACAAGGTGCTGGACGAATTCAGCGATTGGCTGCCGCAGTCCCGCCTCAGCGGGCCCGGCGAAGAAGTCCTTGGGATAGTTCCCGGCATTGTCGAGGGCAAGAATCCCCATGAGGCTGCCCTGGCCGTTTTTGCATGGATGGCCGGAGAAATGACCTACATGAAGGGCACAACCGGAGTCACGACCAACGCCGAGCAGGCATGGACGCAGCGCCAAGGGGTGTGCCAGGACCTGGCCCACCTCGCCATCGGTGCCCTGCGCTGCAGCGGGATCCCTGCCCGCTATGTTTCGGGCTACATCCATCCCAGGTCCTCTGCCGGCATCGGCGAAACCGTCGCCGGCCAGTCCCATGCCTGGCTGGAGTGGTGGGATGGCGAATGGCGCAGCTGGGATCCGACCAACCACAAGCCTGCAGGCGACTACCACGTGACAGTAGCCAGGGGCCGCGACTACCGGGACGTGCCTCCCTTGAAGGGCATCCTTTCCGGCGGCGGTGGTTCAGGACTCGCCGTGTCGGTGGAGATCACCCGCCTCGCGTAA